A genome region from Anolis carolinensis isolate JA03-04 chromosome 6, rAnoCar3.1.pri, whole genome shotgun sequence includes the following:
- the LOC103279270 gene encoding glucagon-1: MMAFKVLSLLLVSLSFVLMEENGTRDNTKNSRFLNRRYSEGTLASDYSRTLDNMLKKNFVEWLLNRRENRIDNSLEPSKREVKLPALQERNEGIEVGAKEAKECISWLLSNVGRQRLPLPNGLEDWKNILKQEFMSLLISADLCKAMIM, from the exons ATGATGGCCTTCAaagttctctctctccttctggtCTCCCTTAGCTTTGTGCTGATGGAGGAGAATGGTACCAG GGACAACACAAAGAATTCTAGGTTCCTCAATAGAAGGTATTCAGAAGGAACCTTAGCGAGCGATTACAGCCGAACCTTGGACAACATGCTGAAGAAGAACTTTGTGGAATGGCTCTTGAACAGGAGGGAGAATCGAATTGA TAACAGCCTTGAGCCATCCAAGAGAGAAGTCAAACTCCCAGCATTGCAGGAAAGGAATGAAGGCATTGAAGTTGGAGCTAAGGAGGCAAAGGAGTGCATTAGCTGGCTTTTGTCAAATGTGGGGAGACAGAG GCTTCCTCTGCCAAATGGTTTGGAAGACTGGAAGAACATCTTGAAGCAAGAATTTATGTCTTTGCTTATTTCTGCTGACCTTTGCAAAGCAAT GATAATGTAG